Proteins from one Chanodichthys erythropterus isolate Z2021 chromosome 15, ASM2448905v1, whole genome shotgun sequence genomic window:
- the marcksl1b gene encoding MARCKS-related protein 1-B: protein MGSQASKGGVAVEGKAAAADPAAVKTNGQENGHVKTNGDVSAKAEGDAATTNGSAEAAKESEAGAGDAIEPAPAAEGEAAKPEGEATKETPKKKKKKFSLKNSFKFKGISLKKNKKSNEVKEEAAATAAPAAEEKPEENGAAAEEKKEEEAKAEETPAPAETPKAEEPAAKAEEPAAPKEEAAAPAAEPTKPTEETSSTPAPSEQKE, encoded by the exons ATGGGATCCCAGGCATCAAAGGGAGGAGTGGCTGTGGAGGGGAAAGCCGCCGCTGCTGACCCGGCTGCCGTCAAGACTAACGGACAG GAGAACGGGCACGTTAAGACCAATGGCGATGTCTCTGCCAAGGCAGAGGGAGACGCCGCCACCACCAACGGTTCTGCGGAGGCAGCTAAGGAATCTGAGGCTGGAGCCGGCGATGCAATCGAGCCCGCGCCCGCTGCCGAGGGAGAGGCCGCCAAACCAGAGGGCGAGGCCACCAAGGAGAcccccaagaagaagaagaagaagttcTCCCTGAAGAACTCCTTCAAATTCAAGGGCATCTCGCTGAAGAAGAACAAGAAGAGCAATGAGGTGAAGGAAGAGGCCGCCGCCACTGCTGCTCCAGCCGCTGAAGAGAAGCCAGAGGAGAACGGGGCGGCCGCCGAGGAGAAgaaggaggaggaagccaaggCCGAGGAGACACCCGCCCCCGCCGAGACCCCCAAGGCCGAGGAACCCGCAGCCAAGGCTGAGGAGCCTGCTGCCCCCAAGGAAGAGGCTGCTGCACCTGCTGCAGAGCCCACAAAACCAACAGAGGAGACCAGCTCAACACCTGCACCATCCGAACAGAAGGAGTGA